In one Trichlorobacter lovleyi SZ genomic region, the following are encoded:
- a CDS encoding ammonia-forming cytochrome c nitrite reductase subunit c552, with protein sequence MLKQRLAVAASIVGLGALLAIPSLAAPKAKPAAKPANDGREQCYMCHTEVKALKEASKHAALACSVCHDKTKEHLANPGPDTKPVTKLDPAVCGSCHKNQYQSFFTPHYPEGGSRKEKGVPTGRSPMQDKLLAGHGFTFEHAEPRGHAFMVVDQFAVDRFQGGRYQFKGGWKNYDKVGKTWDVLEDKGASAKLTETAMAGNPTCIQCKTSDLILKWKYLGEKGGKFDRTSNVNDVMKDVHNPVGCIECHDPHGTQPRVIRDALIAAIDKDPAKNIFAKNGKTDLKVVSFRDGFRKIGVMEKTDSRMMCAQCHVEYNCNPGTQWSDGKPVTFASDRTNHFPLKNAKEILAHYKQLDFFDFKHAVTGARLIKLQHPEAETYAGSVHDKAGVQCHQCHMPKLKGKDGKPYSTHGVVKPINMAKESCISCHKDSSVEKAKWQIDTIRNYTKGKMRKAEYWLGQLIDTYLVASRAGVAPAVLDQARAKHEEAHVLWEYWTAENSDGFHNPALARETLTGSIAASKAGVKILNDAMAVANKKEEPKK encoded by the coding sequence ATGCTGAAACAGAGACTGGCAGTTGCAGCAAGTATTGTCGGGCTTGGAGCCCTGTTGGCGATTCCTTCGCTGGCAGCACCCAAGGCCAAACCGGCAGCAAAACCTGCCAACGACGGACGTGAGCAGTGCTACATGTGTCACACGGAGGTAAAGGCGCTCAAGGAGGCATCCAAACATGCCGCACTGGCCTGTTCGGTCTGCCATGACAAGACCAAAGAGCACCTTGCCAATCCCGGCCCGGATACCAAACCGGTAACCAAGCTGGACCCGGCGGTTTGTGGCTCCTGTCACAAGAATCAGTATCAGAGCTTCTTTACCCCGCACTACCCCGAGGGCGGGTCCCGTAAGGAAAAGGGCGTGCCCACCGGCCGTTCACCAATGCAGGATAAGCTGCTGGCCGGTCACGGCTTTACCTTTGAACATGCCGAGCCCCGCGGCCATGCCTTTATGGTGGTGGACCAGTTTGCAGTAGATCGTTTCCAGGGTGGACGCTACCAGTTTAAGGGTGGCTGGAAGAACTACGACAAGGTTGGCAAGACCTGGGATGTGCTGGAAGACAAAGGTGCCAGCGCCAAACTGACCGAGACTGCCATGGCTGGTAACCCGACCTGTATCCAGTGCAAGACCTCCGACCTGATCCTGAAGTGGAAGTATCTTGGGGAAAAGGGCGGCAAGTTTGACCGTACCTCCAACGTGAATGATGTCATGAAGGATGTCCATAATCCGGTCGGCTGTATTGAGTGCCACGACCCCCACGGCACTCAGCCCCGCGTGATCCGTGATGCCCTGATTGCAGCCATTGACAAGGACCCGGCCAAGAATATCTTTGCCAAAAACGGCAAGACCGACCTGAAGGTGGTTTCCTTCCGTGACGGCTTCCGCAAGATCGGCGTGATGGAGAAGACCGATTCCCGCATGATGTGTGCCCAGTGCCATGTTGAGTACAATTGTAACCCCGGTACCCAGTGGAGCGACGGCAAGCCGGTGACCTTTGCCTCGGACCGTACCAACCACTTCCCGCTCAAGAATGCCAAAGAGATCCTGGCCCACTACAAGCAGCTTGATTTCTTTGACTTCAAGCATGCCGTAACCGGTGCCCGCCTGATCAAGCTGCAGCACCCCGAGGCAGAGACCTATGCCGGCTCCGTGCATGACAAGGCCGGTGTGCAGTGCCATCAATGCCATATGCCCAAGCTGAAGGGCAAAGACGGCAAGCCGTACTCGACCCACGGTGTGGTCAAGCCGATCAATATGGCCAAAGAGTCCTGCATCAGCTGCCATAAGGATTCCAGTGTCGAGAAGGCCAAGTGGCAGATCGACACCATCCGTAACTACACCAAGGGCAAGATGCGCAAGGCCGAATACTGGCTGGGCCAGCTGATTGACACCTATCTGGTGGCTTCCCGTGCCGGTGTCGCCCCTGCCGTACTGGATCAGGCCCGGGCCAAGCATGAAGAGGCCCATGTGCTGTGGGAATACTGGACCGCTGAGAACTCAGACGGTTTCCATAACCCTGCTCTGGCCCGTGAAACCCTGACCGGCTCCATTGCTGCCTCCAAGGCCGGGGTCAAGATCCTGAATGATGCCATGGCAGTGGCAAACAAGAAGGAAGAACCGAAAAAGTAG
- a CDS encoding chaperone NapD: protein MPVSGVVLSCRPGKETLVAELARLVPGVEVHGALPDGQVIAVIEAASVQAEVDIASQLEQLDAVISVQVAYHNFEDVTQEGGADGTDEA, encoded by the coding sequence ATGCCTGTTTCAGGTGTAGTACTGAGTTGCAGACCGGGAAAAGAGACCCTGGTCGCAGAACTGGCCAGGCTGGTGCCAGGCGTTGAGGTACACGGGGCACTGCCTGACGGGCAGGTCATTGCGGTGATTGAGGCTGCTTCGGTCCAGGCCGAGGTGGATATCGCCTCACAGCTTGAGCAGCTTGATGCGGTTATCAGTGTGCAGGTGGCGTACCATAACTTTGAAGATGTAACCCAAGAAGGAGGCGCAGATGGAACTGACGAGGCGTGA
- a CDS encoding periplasmic nitrate reductase subunit alpha produces the protein MELTRRDFLKASAAAAAFAAAGAQALAPRLASAADDKGIKWGKAPCRYCGVGCCVLVGVKDGKIVATKGDPAGPVNKGLNCIKGYFLSKALYGKDRLTHPLIRKGNKMVKASWDEALNLIASKYKEAIAKNGPDSVAIYGSGQWTVFEGYTAVKLFKGGIGTNNVEPNARLCMASAVVGFMNTFGSDEPMGCYDDLDLGDTYILWGANMAEAHPVLFSRLIDNKLKNKKVKIIDIATRRTRTTQMADEYIPMHPQGDLAALNAIAHVILRDKLYDESFVKQHVTFKRGTENQPYGLKDKENPKEEPKPLTFDEYKQLMKQFTPEWAEKLSGIPAKKIEHLAQLYTDKSRKVNSLWTMGVNQHVRGVWVNNLIYNLHLLTGKICKPGENPLSLTGQPSACGTAREVGTFAHRLPADMVVMNEAHRKKTAEIWGVDPKKISPKVGLHTMEMYRAIDRGELKCLWIQCTNPFQSIPNLSRYRKAAQARKAFIVVSDIYPTRSTEVADVILPSASWVEKEGVFGNTERRTQHWFKMIEPPGEAKEDTWQLIELAKRLGHGNLFPYSQKNFHKEMWEEYRKFTIGTGKDLAPYETYFKVRGLRWPVKSNGQETRWRYTDADDPYVKKGEGVKFYKAPGNKATIWFRPYEPPAESPNSEYPFWYCTGRLLEHWHTATMTGRVPELKRAMPGATLEMHPEDAARLGIKNRDKVKVSSRRGSVVLTAEINGRGKPEKGNVFTTFFDETKLINDLCIDAFDPLSKEPDFKKCAVKVEKA, from the coding sequence ATGGAACTGACGAGGCGTGATTTCCTGAAGGCCAGTGCGGCAGCCGCCGCCTTTGCAGCAGCCGGGGCGCAGGCGCTTGCCCCCCGCCTGGCTTCTGCAGCCGATGACAAAGGGATCAAGTGGGGCAAGGCGCCCTGCCGTTACTGCGGCGTTGGCTGCTGTGTGCTGGTGGGGGTCAAGGATGGCAAGATCGTTGCCACCAAGGGTGACCCGGCCGGTCCGGTCAATAAGGGGCTCAACTGCATCAAGGGCTACTTTCTCTCCAAGGCACTCTACGGCAAGGATCGTCTGACCCATCCGCTGATCCGCAAGGGCAACAAGATGGTCAAGGCCAGCTGGGATGAGGCCTTGAACCTGATTGCGTCCAAGTACAAGGAGGCGATTGCCAAGAACGGCCCTGACTCGGTGGCGATCTACGGCTCCGGGCAGTGGACCGTGTTTGAAGGCTACACGGCAGTCAAGCTGTTCAAGGGGGGGATCGGCACCAACAATGTGGAGCCCAATGCCCGGCTCTGTATGGCCTCGGCCGTGGTCGGCTTCATGAATACCTTTGGTTCAGACGAGCCGATGGGCTGTTACGATGACCTTGACCTGGGCGATACCTATATCCTCTGGGGGGCCAACATGGCAGAGGCCCACCCGGTACTGTTTTCACGTCTGATTGATAACAAGCTGAAGAACAAGAAGGTTAAAATCATTGATATTGCCACCCGCCGGACCCGTACCACCCAGATGGCGGATGAATATATCCCGATGCATCCCCAGGGGGATCTGGCTGCCCTGAATGCCATTGCCCACGTCATCCTGCGGGACAAGCTGTATGATGAGTCCTTTGTCAAACAGCATGTCACCTTCAAGCGGGGTACCGAGAACCAGCCCTATGGTCTGAAGGATAAGGAAAACCCCAAAGAGGAACCCAAGCCGCTGACCTTTGATGAATACAAGCAGCTGATGAAGCAGTTTACCCCGGAGTGGGCTGAAAAGCTGTCCGGGATACCGGCCAAAAAGATTGAGCATCTGGCCCAGCTCTATACCGACAAGAGCCGCAAGGTCAATTCGCTCTGGACCATGGGGGTCAATCAGCACGTACGTGGGGTCTGGGTCAATAACCTGATCTATAATCTGCACCTCTTAACCGGCAAGATCTGCAAGCCGGGCGAAAATCCACTCTCCCTGACCGGCCAGCCTTCCGCCTGCGGTACCGCCCGTGAGGTGGGCACTTTTGCCCATCGCCTGCCTGCCGACATGGTGGTGATGAACGAGGCCCATCGCAAAAAGACCGCCGAGATCTGGGGCGTTGATCCCAAAAAGATCTCGCCCAAGGTCGGACTGCATACCATGGAGATGTACCGCGCCATTGACCGTGGTGAGCTGAAGTGCCTCTGGATCCAGTGCACCAACCCGTTCCAGTCGATCCCGAATCTCTCCCGTTACCGCAAGGCTGCCCAGGCCCGCAAGGCCTTCATTGTGGTCTCCGACATCTATCCCACCAGGTCAACGGAAGTGGCAGACGTGATCCTGCCCTCTGCCTCCTGGGTTGAGAAAGAGGGGGTCTTCGGCAACACCGAGCGCCGCACCCAGCACTGGTTCAAAATGATCGAACCTCCTGGCGAGGCAAAGGAAGATACCTGGCAATTGATTGAGCTGGCCAAACGGCTTGGTCATGGCAATCTCTTTCCTTACAGCCAGAAAAACTTCCACAAAGAGATGTGGGAGGAATACCGCAAGTTTACCATTGGCACCGGTAAGGATCTGGCCCCCTATGAAACCTACTTTAAAGTGCGCGGGCTGCGTTGGCCGGTCAAGTCCAACGGTCAGGAAACCCGCTGGCGTTATACCGATGCTGATGATCCTTACGTCAAGAAGGGGGAAGGGGTTAAATTCTACAAGGCGCCGGGTAACAAGGCCACAATCTGGTTCCGCCCTTATGAGCCGCCTGCAGAGAGCCCGAATAGCGAGTATCCGTTCTGGTACTGCACCGGCCGGCTGCTGGAACATTGGCACACCGCCACCATGACCGGCCGGGTACCTGAGTTGAAACGGGCCATGCCGGGGGCAACCCTGGAGATGCATCCGGAAGATGCCGCCCGCTTGGGGATCAAGAACCGCGACAAGGTCAAGGTCAGTTCCCGCCGGGGATCGGTGGTGCTGACGGCCGAGATCAATGGCCGCGGCAAGCCGGAGAAGGGCAATGTCTTCACCACCTTCTTTGATGAAACCAAGCTGATCAATGACCTCTGTATTGATGCCTTTGATCCGCTTTCCAAGGAGCCTGACTTCAAGAAGTGTGCGGTGAAGGTCGAGAAGGCCTAA
- a CDS encoding sigma-54 interaction domain-containing protein — MQQLTTIYRDILESMAEGIIFADADDRLTFINQTAEEIRGIKAENFIGRTIFSVHSPNSAKRIKELLQKLRDGSIKQARRVIEVKGRYFENSYYPVSSPDGGYLGTLLISRDVTERQQLQHENQSLKQRMACGSFGGFVSISSSMLPVFQTIGAVAGLESTVLITGESGTGKELVAAAIHRNSARNERAMVTVNCAALPEHLVESELFGYQRGAFTGAVGNHRGKFEQADKSTIFLDEVGDLPANAQAKLLRVLQERTVSRLGSEKDIRVDVRIIAATNRNLQQMVADGLFREDLYYRLNVISLPVPPLRERREDILPMAEFFLKRFSERMERPQLGICEATRSVLLSYDYPGNVRELEHGIERAVALCPGSCISPADLPEQFVAARSSGGPDWQHPLSVRAGDQYRPDDAAPATLANAREESERRLILDALVRTGGRKAEAAKLLNISRKTLWEKLKLINQT, encoded by the coding sequence ATGCAACAGCTGACAACAATCTACCGGGATATTCTGGAAAGTATGGCGGAAGGGATCATCTTTGCCGATGCTGATGATCGGCTGACCTTTATTAACCAGACTGCCGAGGAGATCAGGGGGATCAAGGCCGAAAATTTTATCGGCCGAACCATCTTCTCGGTGCATTCTCCCAACTCCGCCAAGCGTATCAAAGAGCTGTTGCAGAAGCTGCGTGATGGCTCCATCAAGCAGGCCCGGCGGGTAATTGAGGTGAAAGGGCGCTATTTTGAGAACAGTTACTATCCCGTGAGCAGTCCTGACGGGGGATATCTGGGAACATTGCTGATCAGCCGTGATGTTACTGAACGGCAGCAGTTGCAGCATGAAAACCAGTCGCTCAAACAGCGGATGGCCTGCGGCAGTTTCGGCGGGTTTGTCAGTATCAGCTCATCCATGCTGCCGGTATTTCAGACCATTGGCGCTGTGGCGGGACTGGAGTCAACGGTGCTGATCACCGGTGAGAGCGGTACCGGTAAAGAGCTGGTGGCTGCGGCCATACACCGTAACAGCGCCCGCAATGAGCGGGCAATGGTAACGGTCAACTGTGCGGCGCTGCCGGAACATCTGGTGGAATCCGAACTGTTTGGTTACCAGCGCGGTGCCTTTACCGGCGCAGTAGGCAACCACCGCGGTAAATTTGAACAGGCGGACAAAAGCACGATCTTTCTGGATGAGGTCGGAGACCTGCCGGCCAATGCCCAGGCCAAGCTGCTGCGGGTGCTGCAGGAGCGGACCGTCAGCCGGCTGGGATCTGAAAAGGATATCCGGGTGGATGTGCGGATTATTGCTGCAACCAATCGCAACCTGCAGCAGATGGTGGCGGATGGTCTGTTCAGGGAGGATCTCTATTACCGCCTGAATGTGATTTCATTGCCGGTGCCCCCGCTGCGGGAGCGGCGTGAGGATATCCTGCCCATGGCGGAGTTCTTTCTGAAAAGATTCAGTGAACGGATGGAACGTCCGCAGCTGGGGATTTGTGAGGCAACCCGGTCGGTGCTGCTTTCCTACGACTATCCCGGTAATGTGCGCGAGCTGGAACATGGGATTGAGCGTGCCGTTGCGCTCTGTCCCGGCTCGTGCATCTCTCCGGCAGACCTGCCTGAACAGTTTGTAGCGGCCCGCAGCTCCGGGGGGCCGGACTGGCAACACCCCCTGTCAGTACGGGCCGGAGATCAGTATCGTCCGGATGATGCCGCTCCTGCCACCCTGGCCAATGCCCGTGAAGAATCGGAGCGTCGACTGATCCTTGACGCCCTGGTCAGGACCGGCGGCCGCAAGGCAGAGGCGGCAAAACTGCTGAATATCTCACGTAAAACCCTCTGGGAAAAATTGAAGCTGATTAACCAAACGTAA
- the napH gene encoding quinol dehydrogenase ferredoxin subunit NapH, with the protein MNFKRWGIARCAVQLLMIALLASPLAGLAIFTGNLAAAELLGLPLADPLAFLQALLGGRVFVLSYLLSALLVVGFYFLLGGRTFCGWVCPVGLVTELADRLRRKLGTGTQTLPLTLNRWSLALVLLVVMATGVPLFELLSPIGIISRAIVFAALLPLLLVAAILLMELLVARRVWCRSLCPLGGFYSLLAAFSPLRIGFVADRCTHCNDCLKACPVEEVLQPSLELNHPQVVAGDCTRCMACLDACPAKALKISIGYQPVSRDVTDPLKGGR; encoded by the coding sequence ATGAATTTTAAGCGCTGGGGCATAGCCCGTTGTGCGGTGCAACTGCTGATGATCGCCTTGCTGGCCTCCCCCTTGGCCGGCCTGGCGATCTTCACGGGTAACCTGGCAGCTGCAGAGCTGCTGGGGCTTCCCCTGGCAGACCCGCTGGCCTTTCTGCAGGCGCTGCTGGGAGGGCGGGTCTTTGTACTCTCTTATCTGCTCAGCGCCCTGCTGGTGGTCGGCTTCTATTTTCTGCTGGGTGGCCGCACCTTCTGTGGCTGGGTCTGCCCGGTGGGGCTGGTCACCGAGCTTGCGGACCGGCTGCGCAGAAAACTGGGAACCGGTACACAAACGCTGCCGCTTACCCTCAACCGCTGGAGTCTCGCACTGGTGTTGCTGGTGGTGATGGCCACCGGGGTTCCGCTGTTTGAGCTGCTCTCACCGATCGGCATTATCAGCCGGGCAATTGTGTTTGCTGCGCTGTTGCCGTTATTGCTGGTGGCAGCCATCCTGCTGATGGAACTGCTGGTGGCCAGACGGGTCTGGTGCCGTTCGCTCTGCCCGCTGGGCGGGTTCTACAGTCTGCTGGCAGCCTTCAGCCCGCTACGGATCGGGTTTGTTGCTGATCGCTGCACCCATTGTAATGACTGCCTCAAGGCCTGCCCGGTGGAAGAGGTGCTGCAGCCCTCTCTGGAACTGAATCATCCCCAGGTGGTTGCCGGAGACTGTACCCGCTGTATGGCCTGTCTGGATGCCTGTCCTGCAAAGGCTCTCAAAATTTCAATCGGTTATCAACCGGTATCACGAGACGTAACAGACCCCCTCAAAGGAGGCCGATGA
- a CDS encoding ferritin-like domain-containing protein, which translates to MSFISLKEVVDFAVEREETAYQMYKRAAELTVSPAARKMFEELAQEEATHKEVFSKVDPEKIEEVNVCKIPEATIGQYLKDVPFHPQMSYQEILTFALKAEESAYQLYKAAAGMTEDPKLQKTLLTFAEVELGHRRKIEALYDEKVLTEG; encoded by the coding sequence ATGAGTTTTATTTCCCTTAAGGAAGTGGTGGACTTTGCGGTTGAACGAGAGGAAACCGCGTATCAGATGTATAAACGTGCTGCCGAGCTGACGGTAAGCCCGGCTGCCCGCAAGATGTTTGAGGAACTGGCCCAGGAAGAGGCAACACACAAAGAGGTCTTTTCCAAGGTTGATCCGGAAAAGATCGAAGAGGTCAATGTCTGCAAGATCCCTGAGGCAACCATCGGCCAGTATCTGAAGGATGTCCCCTTTCACCCCCAGATGAGCTATCAGGAGATCCTGACCTTTGCCCTGAAGGCCGAAGAGAGCGCGTACCAGCTTTACAAGGCTGCGGCCGGCATGACTGAAGATCCCAAGCTGCAGAAGACCCTTTTGACCTTTGCCGAGGTTGAACTGGGGCATCGGCGCAAGATTGAGGCGCTCTACGATGAAAAGGTACTGACTGAAGGTTAG
- a CDS encoding ATP-binding protein: MTISRKEFFRQGIFSLGDTLLKATGILQQPAAGAGDDAVELPHGDQPMVALPRNERCLAKNCGCFSCVEKCEQQAIVVVMGEGIRIDATRCNGCGSCLYVCPVTPKAITLRVRAELN, translated from the coding sequence GTGACCATCTCCCGCAAGGAATTTTTCCGGCAGGGGATCTTCTCGCTGGGCGATACCCTGCTGAAGGCCACCGGCATACTGCAGCAACCTGCTGCGGGCGCCGGGGACGATGCCGTTGAGCTGCCCCACGGAGATCAACCGATGGTGGCACTGCCCCGCAATGAACGGTGTCTGGCAAAAAACTGTGGCTGTTTCAGCTGTGTGGAAAAATGTGAACAGCAGGCAATTGTGGTGGTGATGGGCGAGGGGATCAGAATTGATGCAACCCGCTGCAACGGCTGCGGCAGCTGTCTGTATGTCTGTCCGGTCACCCCCAAGGCGATTACGCTGCGGGTACGTGCTGAATTGAATTGA
- a CDS encoding MauM/NapG family ferredoxin-type protein produces the protein MDSDAKNTGISRRLFLKGSVLTPLALALGSAAISAVYLRPAQARGFYLRPPGAIEEARFLAACVKCGKCAQACPYKSIVMAGGEAGAGIGTPHIIPRENPCYLCPDLPCVKACPSGALDKQLTEVEKVRMGTAVIVDREGCLSIRGLRCEVCYRQCPLIDKAITIENRHNIRTGEHTIMEPVIHKDKCVGCGICEKVCVREKPVIAVQQRVTEQKDFYEF, from the coding sequence ATGGATTCTGACGCAAAAAATACCGGCATCTCGCGCCGCCTGTTTCTGAAGGGCAGTGTCCTGACCCCCCTGGCCCTTGCCTTGGGCAGTGCCGCCATCTCCGCGGTCTATCTGCGGCCTGCCCAGGCACGGGGCTTCTACCTGCGACCGCCGGGGGCGATTGAGGAAGCGCGTTTTCTGGCTGCCTGCGTCAAATGCGGCAAATGTGCCCAGGCCTGTCCGTACAAATCAATTGTCATGGCTGGTGGTGAGGCCGGTGCCGGGATCGGCACACCGCACATCATCCCCCGCGAGAACCCCTGTTACCTCTGTCCGGATCTGCCCTGTGTCAAGGCCTGTCCCTCCGGTGCGCTGGATAAACAACTGACCGAGGTGGAAAAGGTGCGGATGGGAACAGCGGTAATCGTTGACCGGGAGGGCTGTCTCTCAATCCGCGGCTTACGCTGCGAGGTCTGTTACCGCCAGTGTCCCCTGATCGACAAGGCGATTACCATTGAGAACCGGCATAATATCCGTACCGGTGAGCATACGATCATGGAACCGGTGATTCATAAGGACAAATGTGTGGGCTGCGGCATCTGCGAAAAGGTCTGTGTCCGGGAAAAACCGGTCATTGCCGTCCAGCAGCGGGTTACGGAACAGAAGGACTTTTATGAATTTTAA
- a CDS encoding peroxiredoxin, whose translation MTLIDNKAPDFDLEGSDGRRHRLQDYAGRRLLLFFYPRDNTSGCTKEAVGFRDLKPEFEKLGFVILGISRDSLASHQRFIDNHELNMVLLSDPDARVMKAYHAFGEKMMYGKQVSGVIRSTVLICADGIIRKHWTKVAKAEQHPAQVLEYIKDFHCE comes from the coding sequence ATGACCCTTATTGACAATAAAGCCCCTGACTTTGATCTGGAGGGGAGTGACGGCAGACGCCACCGCCTGCAGGACTATGCGGGGCGGCGCCTGTTGCTGTTTTTCTATCCCAGGGACAACACGTCAGGCTGCACCAAGGAGGCCGTCGGCTTCCGTGACCTGAAGCCGGAATTTGAAAAACTGGGCTTTGTCATTCTGGGGATCAGCCGCGACTCGCTGGCTTCACACCAGCGCTTCATTGATAATCATGAACTGAACATGGTGCTGCTGTCTGATCCTGATGCCCGTGTGATGAAGGCTTATCACGCCTTTGGCGAGAAGATGATGTACGGCAAACAGGTTTCCGGAGTAATCCGCTCAACCGTATTGATCTGTGCGGACGGTATCATCAGAAAACATTGGACCAAAGTAGCCAAGGCCGAACAACACCCGGCCCAGGTTCTTGAGTATATTAAAGATTTTCACTGTGAATAA